One region of Salinibacterium sp. TMP30 genomic DNA includes:
- a CDS encoding alcohol dehydrogenase family protein, with product MTAIVTTGVGDFDRLVLSEVPKPMAGLGEVLVQVLAAGVNNTDINTRLGWYSSTVSTATNESSEGLDALGEGRADGGWNGATPFPLIQGADCCGRVVAVGDGVDSSIIGARVLIRACMPLGPDGSDETEWLGSDRDGAFAQFTAVRARDVFPVESAWSDAELATIPCAYGTAENMVSRAGITAGTRVLVPGASGGVGSAVVQLAKRRGAYVIGIASAAKRERVIEIGADEVLERGHDHGAQLGSQSVDVVIDNVAGPEFGSMLAVLRHGGTYVTSGAIAGPIVELDLRMLYLGDLRLIGCTSWDKHVFADVVSYIERGEIRPLLECTYPLSEIVAAQRDFLHKRHVGNVVLIPPRLSDALASEHAP from the coding sequence ATGACCGCCATCGTAACCACGGGTGTCGGTGACTTCGACCGGCTTGTTCTGAGTGAGGTTCCTAAGCCGATGGCCGGGCTGGGAGAGGTGCTCGTTCAGGTGCTCGCGGCGGGTGTCAACAACACCGACATCAATACGCGACTCGGTTGGTACTCGTCGACGGTGTCGACCGCCACCAACGAATCATCCGAGGGGCTCGACGCTCTTGGGGAGGGCCGCGCCGACGGCGGCTGGAACGGGGCGACACCGTTTCCGCTCATCCAGGGCGCAGACTGCTGTGGACGTGTTGTTGCGGTAGGTGACGGCGTCGACTCGAGCATTATCGGTGCCCGCGTGCTCATTCGGGCGTGCATGCCTCTCGGCCCGGATGGGTCAGACGAGACAGAGTGGCTTGGTTCTGATCGTGACGGCGCATTCGCACAGTTCACCGCCGTTCGGGCACGCGACGTGTTCCCCGTCGAGAGCGCCTGGAGCGACGCCGAGCTCGCAACAATTCCGTGTGCATACGGCACCGCGGAGAACATGGTGAGCCGCGCCGGAATCACCGCAGGCACGCGTGTGCTTGTTCCCGGCGCATCCGGAGGTGTGGGGTCGGCGGTCGTTCAGCTTGCCAAACGACGCGGCGCCTACGTCATCGGGATCGCGAGTGCCGCAAAACGCGAGCGGGTCATCGAAATTGGTGCCGATGAGGTGCTCGAACGCGGGCACGACCATGGTGCGCAGCTTGGCTCCCAGAGTGTTGACGTCGTAATCGACAATGTCGCAGGCCCCGAGTTTGGCAGCATGCTCGCAGTGCTGCGCCACGGAGGCACCTATGTGACATCGGGCGCAATCGCCGGCCCCATCGTCGAACTTGACCTGCGGATGCTCTACCTCGGTGACCTTCGGCTCATCGGCTGCACTTCGTGGGACAAACACGTATTCGCCGACGTCGTGTCGTACATCGAACGCGGTGAGATCCGCCCGCTGCTCGAGTGCACCTACCCGCTGTCCGAGATTGTCGCCGCCCAGCGCGACTTTCTCCACAAGCGCCACGTCGGAAACGTTGTCCTGATTCCGCCACGGTTGAGCGACGCACTCGCCTCAGAACATGCTCCGTAA
- a CDS encoding glycosyltransferase family 2 protein, translating to MSEPVFWPWSAVYSIVVLSLVGISWLAERRRPGSTHRLALTVGLGSALVYITWRVVFTIPSDSWMARVAGIILVTAEIVGIAQSVTFTVMAWWQAKHLPVPLSALDRVPSVDIYIATYSESIGVLEPTLAGAMGIRYPGRFTVYLCDDGSRPEVRKLAQRYGAEYLDREEHEHAKAGNLNNALAHSSGTLVATLDADMIPTVDFLEKTVGYFVDENLAFVQAPQAFHNQDAFQYNLFSGDALPNEQDLFMKTLQPGKQRSNAVMYVGSNTVFRRTALDAIGGFATGVITEDMATGMLLQAAGYRTQFVPDIVAAGLAPENFADLLSQRTRWARGNIQTARKWNPLTLPGLSWMQRWIYSDGIAYWHFGILKLIFILAPLVYLIGGIPVVQAQLSSILVIWLPYFVASVVGTRAIYRGRRSFTWTHVYEIAMAPTIAISVISEWLGLSTKVFAVTPKGVSTEKLNFRWVIALPHIVLLALSVYALVNAFVLSAGTFTFDSLVITSLWTLYNVVGLVMAVLVCLERPRQRRTERTQVDARIDARLWNGAPIEGRVLDLSFNGVRFALPWSTVFRPSDASRQLALRAELAVDGIGVVLGDCRWVSETEDGLLVGFEFDQLSPTQAVKLVSTITSSPHWVRHDREVNAQVASAAARTVMGAVRRVNPSLRSELRLATRGVAHLRRETTELAPTFAVYLEDLSFGGCRVRSPQYLRSGDHYQVDLDGQHAGAAEVRWVEKRGRRYVAGLKFDRQRELTVPK from the coding sequence ATGAGCGAGCCAGTGTTTTGGCCTTGGTCGGCTGTCTATTCAATTGTGGTGCTCTCTCTGGTCGGAATCTCGTGGCTTGCAGAGCGACGGCGGCCCGGTTCTACTCACCGGTTGGCATTGACCGTAGGGCTCGGATCCGCACTCGTCTATATCACTTGGCGCGTCGTTTTCACGATCCCGTCAGACAGTTGGATGGCGCGCGTTGCCGGGATCATTCTCGTGACGGCGGAAATCGTGGGCATAGCGCAATCGGTGACGTTCACCGTAATGGCCTGGTGGCAGGCGAAACATCTGCCTGTACCACTGTCGGCACTCGATAGAGTCCCCTCAGTTGACATCTATATCGCGACTTACAGTGAGTCGATCGGGGTTCTTGAGCCGACACTCGCCGGGGCGATGGGCATCCGATACCCGGGTCGCTTCACCGTGTACCTCTGCGATGACGGCAGTCGGCCCGAGGTTCGCAAGTTAGCTCAACGCTATGGGGCCGAGTACCTCGACCGGGAAGAACACGAGCACGCCAAGGCGGGCAACCTCAACAATGCCCTCGCCCATAGCTCGGGAACGCTCGTGGCCACTCTTGACGCGGATATGATCCCCACGGTCGACTTTCTCGAGAAGACCGTCGGCTACTTCGTTGATGAGAATCTCGCGTTTGTGCAGGCCCCCCAGGCGTTCCATAATCAGGATGCTTTTCAGTACAACTTGTTCTCGGGTGATGCTCTTCCCAACGAGCAAGACCTTTTCATGAAAACCCTGCAGCCTGGCAAACAACGTTCTAATGCGGTGATGTACGTCGGGAGCAACACGGTGTTCCGCCGCACGGCGCTCGACGCCATCGGTGGCTTCGCCACTGGCGTGATCACCGAGGACATGGCGACAGGAATGCTCCTTCAGGCTGCGGGATACCGCACCCAGTTTGTGCCAGACATCGTGGCTGCTGGCCTTGCTCCCGAGAACTTCGCCGACCTGCTTTCCCAGCGCACGAGGTGGGCGCGCGGCAACATTCAGACAGCGCGCAAATGGAACCCTCTCACCTTGCCCGGTCTGTCGTGGATGCAGCGTTGGATCTACTCCGATGGCATCGCGTACTGGCATTTCGGCATCCTTAAGCTGATTTTCATCCTCGCGCCACTCGTCTACCTGATCGGCGGAATTCCGGTCGTGCAGGCCCAGCTGTCGTCAATTCTGGTGATCTGGCTGCCCTACTTCGTGGCCTCAGTTGTGGGCACGCGGGCAATCTACCGGGGGCGCCGCAGTTTCACGTGGACCCATGTGTATGAGATTGCGATGGCGCCGACGATCGCCATTTCGGTGATCAGCGAGTGGCTGGGGCTCAGCACCAAAGTATTTGCGGTAACGCCCAAGGGCGTGTCAACTGAGAAACTGAACTTTCGCTGGGTGATCGCGTTGCCCCACATCGTGTTGCTGGCGCTGTCGGTCTACGCGCTGGTGAACGCATTCGTGCTGTCCGCGGGCACATTCACTTTCGACTCGCTGGTGATCACCTCCCTGTGGACCCTCTACAACGTGGTCGGTCTGGTCATGGCGGTCCTAGTCTGCCTAGAACGCCCCCGCCAGCGACGCACTGAGCGCACACAAGTTGACGCGCGAATAGACGCGCGGTTGTGGAACGGTGCGCCCATCGAGGGCCGGGTTCTTGATCTCAGCTTCAATGGTGTGCGATTCGCCCTTCCGTGGTCGACCGTGTTTCGCCCGTCGGATGCAAGCCGGCAACTAGCGCTGAGGGCGGAACTCGCCGTCGACGGAATTGGCGTCGTCTTGGGCGACTGCCGGTGGGTCAGCGAAACCGAGGATGGCCTGCTGGTCGGCTTCGAGTTTGATCAGCTCTCCCCCACTCAGGCCGTAAAGCTCGTGAGCACGATCACATCATCTCCGCACTGGGTGCGCCATGATCGCGAGGTCAATGCACAGGTTGCTAGTGCGGCTGCACGCACGGTGATGGGGGCTGTGCGTCGGGTCAATCCGAGCTTGAGGTCCGAGTTGCGATTGGCCACGCGCGGTGTGGCGCACCTGCGGCGGGAAACCACGGAGCTCGCACCAACGTTCGCGGTGTATCTGGAAGACCTCAGTTTTGGGGGCTGCCGTGTGCGGTCACCTCAATACCTGAGGTCGGGAGATCACTATCAGGTGGACTTGGACGGTCAGCACGCTGGCGCCGCCGAAGTGCGGTGGGTGGAAAAGCGCGGCCGACGTTATGTCGCTGGTTTGAAATTCGATCGCCAGAGGGAATTGACGGTGCCGAAATGA
- a CDS encoding cupin domain-containing protein, which translates to MPIPDAATHPDREPSTGSALTPGQPVSASAVPVTHEALDAASVVEGLPTAGYTMLDTLGDTEIGIWEMSMGTATDTEEDEVFVVVSGRASIHFAADDRTIVVGAGDVVRLTAGMQTTWTVTETLRKIYVS; encoded by the coding sequence ATGCCCATCCCAGACGCAGCTACGCATCCAGACCGTGAGCCCAGCACCGGCTCTGCCCTCACGCCCGGCCAGCCAGTGTCCGCGAGCGCAGTACCCGTCACCCACGAAGCGTTGGATGCCGCGAGTGTTGTGGAGGGACTCCCGACCGCCGGTTACACCATGCTCGATACCCTCGGCGACACCGAGATCGGCATCTGGGAGATGAGCATGGGCACCGCAACCGACACAGAAGAAGATGAAGTCTTTGTTGTGGTGAGCGGGCGTGCCAGCATCCATTTCGCTGCGGATGATCGCACGATTGTTGTTGGCGCTGGCGATGTTGTGCGGCTCACCGCGGGCATGCAGACCACGTGGACGGTCACCGAGACGCTGCGCAAGATTTACGTGAGCTAG
- a CDS encoding Fic family protein: MTTVSMYAPQGFVAVPPVAYEVHDWVPRFPEMYSRAEIERQTGTYESTVTPAIAQWSPRLDSETIANVEEAALALREFDLHSLTVFGAADPALAPMSAILLRTESASSSQIENLTTSAKQLALAEIDEGKKHNALTVVGNVRALEAALRLSDKLDTASILAMHTELLSRQEGLEHEAGRFRTELVWIGNRDNAGPRKASFIAPQHLLIPDAIDDIVAFARRPDVPALVQVAVAHAQFETIHPFVDGSGRTGRALAQAMLRNKRLSTHTTVPLSAGLLVDVETYFDALTQYRAGDAGPIVRRFADAARYAAVTGRELVDNLANELEASKHALAGIRSDSAAWKVLPRLVGQPVVNTRYLVGALGLSDMTVVRALDVLSDREILTERTGFTRNRVWEHRGILSVLDAYAARIRRTV, from the coding sequence ATGACCACAGTTAGCATGTACGCACCTCAGGGGTTCGTTGCGGTGCCGCCGGTGGCTTACGAAGTCCACGACTGGGTACCGAGATTCCCCGAAATGTACTCGCGCGCTGAGATTGAACGACAGACCGGCACCTACGAATCGACTGTCACTCCCGCCATCGCCCAATGGTCGCCAAGGCTGGACAGCGAGACGATAGCTAACGTTGAGGAGGCTGCACTCGCGCTCCGAGAATTCGACCTTCACTCTCTGACGGTATTCGGTGCCGCTGACCCGGCGCTGGCGCCGATGTCGGCGATCCTGCTACGCACGGAGTCCGCATCGAGCAGTCAGATTGAGAACCTCACCACTTCAGCCAAACAGCTTGCGCTCGCCGAGATCGACGAAGGGAAGAAGCACAACGCTCTCACTGTGGTTGGCAACGTTCGTGCGCTGGAAGCGGCTCTTCGGCTGTCTGACAAGCTCGACACCGCGAGCATCCTAGCCATGCATACCGAGCTTCTTAGTCGCCAAGAGGGGCTCGAGCACGAGGCGGGTAGGTTCCGCACCGAGCTGGTGTGGATAGGCAACAGAGACAATGCTGGACCTCGGAAGGCCTCATTCATTGCGCCCCAGCATCTGCTTATTCCTGACGCCATCGACGACATAGTCGCCTTTGCGCGCCGCCCCGATGTGCCGGCCCTTGTGCAGGTAGCGGTTGCGCACGCGCAGTTCGAAACCATTCACCCTTTCGTTGACGGTAGTGGCCGAACTGGTCGCGCTCTCGCGCAGGCGATGCTGCGCAACAAACGACTCTCTACCCACACCACCGTGCCCCTCTCGGCCGGTCTACTCGTAGACGTCGAGACATACTTTGACGCGCTGACGCAGTACCGTGCCGGAGATGCTGGCCCCATCGTGCGCCGGTTCGCCGATGCAGCAAGGTACGCCGCGGTGACGGGGCGCGAACTCGTCGATAACCTCGCAAACGAACTGGAGGCGTCGAAGCACGCCCTCGCTGGCATCCGCTCGGACTCTGCCGCCTGGAAGGTTCTGCCGCGACTGGTCGGGCAGCCGGTGGTCAATACCCGTTACCTTGTGGGCGCGCTCGGGCTGAGTGACATGACTGTGGTGCGCGCCCTGGACGTGCTTTCTGATCGCGAGATACTGACCGAGCGCACCGGCTTTACCCGCAATCGCGTGTGGGAACACCGGGGGATTCTTAGCGTGCTCGACGCGTACGCGGCGCGGATCCGCCGGACTGTCTGA
- a CDS encoding cupin domain-containing protein has protein sequence MSATASNLTAALATITEHWQPHRVASVNDHDVKIVKLQGEFVWHSHPETDELFLVVEGELTIQLRDRDIVLGPNELFVIPQGVEHCPKAEHEVSAVIIELRGTANTGDAGGDRTSPLREVG, from the coding sequence ATGTCAGCCACCGCATCCAACCTCACCGCTGCTCTCGCAACCATCACCGAACACTGGCAGCCGCACCGGGTGGCGAGCGTCAACGACCACGACGTCAAGATCGTGAAGCTGCAGGGTGAGTTCGTGTGGCACAGTCACCCCGAGACCGATGAGCTGTTCTTGGTGGTGGAGGGGGAGCTCACCATCCAACTGCGGGATCGCGACATTGTGCTCGGCCCGAACGAACTCTTTGTGATCCCCCAGGGCGTTGAACATTGCCCGAAGGCTGAGCACGAGGTATCCGCCGTCATTATTGAACTCAGGGGAACTGCGAACACGGGCGACGCCGGTGGCGACCGAACTTCGCCGTTGCGCGAAGTCGGCTAG
- a CDS encoding serine/threonine-protein kinase — MSIGQSLRPASNADDEIIGSVIGGRYRVTSLIGRGGMASVYRATDQSLPREVALKLMLPGMADPDEISRQHNEIDTLATLNHHALVTLFDAGTEKTQAADRVFLVMEFIDGPNLREVMTAPLPPGLVAHLGADIAEALHYMHGRGIVHRDVKPANILLAHSELPSRQFHAKLADFGIARLVDGSRLTSTGIIIGSASYLSPEQARGSETAGASDVYSLGLVLLEALTGEKAFPGSTIETISARLNSTPTVPDTLGEVWGELLTNMTALDAGHRPPTMDVAVAMRELASASEGTEVNVVAPIGTTESLGNDNEDGTALRATKAYTAVVTEATEALSGPYTVTQVSEPVMTSSPSRPEPRATAPKRPLRSIRKKTIGFAIAAVVVIAAIVGAVSWSNSQPPAAAPALTYPEVSGTLGAHLKQLQESVTP; from the coding sequence ATGTCGATTGGTCAATCCCTTCGACCAGCCTCGAACGCGGATGACGAGATCATCGGCAGCGTGATTGGTGGGCGTTACCGAGTTACCAGCCTTATCGGCCGCGGCGGCATGGCTTCGGTATACCGCGCCACCGACCAGTCGCTGCCGCGTGAAGTCGCGCTCAAACTGATGCTGCCGGGGATGGCCGACCCTGACGAAATAAGCCGCCAACACAATGAGATCGACACCCTCGCAACGCTCAATCACCACGCGCTGGTGACCCTCTTCGACGCGGGTACCGAGAAGACACAGGCCGCTGATCGCGTATTTCTCGTCATGGAGTTCATCGACGGACCGAACCTACGCGAGGTAATGACAGCCCCGCTTCCACCGGGGCTGGTCGCACATCTCGGCGCCGATATCGCGGAGGCCCTGCATTACATGCACGGCCGGGGTATTGTGCACCGGGACGTTAAGCCTGCCAACATCCTGCTGGCGCATTCGGAGCTTCCTAGCCGCCAATTCCACGCGAAACTTGCCGACTTCGGCATCGCCCGACTGGTCGACGGAAGCAGACTGACCTCGACCGGAATCATCATCGGCAGCGCGAGCTATCTGAGCCCGGAACAGGCACGGGGCAGCGAGACAGCAGGAGCATCCGATGTTTACTCGCTCGGTCTCGTGCTGTTGGAAGCGCTGACCGGCGAGAAGGCTTTCCCAGGAAGCACCATCGAAACGATCAGCGCGCGACTGAACAGCACGCCGACCGTGCCAGACACACTTGGCGAGGTATGGGGCGAGCTACTGACGAACATGACAGCGCTTGATGCTGGGCATCGGCCACCTACGATGGACGTTGCCGTCGCAATGCGAGAGCTTGCCAGCGCGTCCGAGGGCACGGAAGTGAACGTCGTCGCCCCGATCGGCACGACCGAGTCGCTTGGCAATGACAATGAGGACGGAACGGCTCTACGAGCAACCAAGGCGTATACCGCGGTAGTGACCGAAGCAACGGAAGCATTGAGCGGACCATACACAGTGACGCAGGTGTCAGAACCCGTTATGACTTCGTCGCCCAGCCGCCCGGAACCGAGAGCCACCGCACCAAAGCGCCCGCTCAGATCGATCCGCAAAAAGACCATCGGCTTCGCCATCGCTGCCGTCGTGGTCATCGCCGCTATAGTTGGTGCGGTTTCCTGGTCGAACTCCCAGCCTCCGGCCGCCGCACCCGCACTGACGTATCCAGAGGTATCCGGCACGTTAGGTGCACACCTCAAACAGCTCCAGGAAAGCGTGACACCATGA
- a CDS encoding EAL domain-containing protein produces the protein MNTPDVDQALLALALATVSEGSLITDAARETIYANPAFTEITGYAQSEIIGKNCRFLQGPDTSPVELQVMRNALNNGEVFQGTLLNYRKNGTPFWNHLTITPLKDTAGQITNFVSVQRDVTEQVQERDALAHLAIHDHLTGLPNRAALRGHIRSALSEASEDGSTVAVAMIDLDDFKVINDRYGHLAGDAVLSEFAVRMRERLRHNDYLARVGGDEFVVVSELSPSNPIADFAEIADRLHEAVESPFRVDNAHFASIGMSMGVALFPRDGVTGRDLLRTADTALYRVKPKKGRRSNWWDAAGTDATSHTSEGESGGSRMPVGELVMFMQPIVDLRSGHVTQVEALARLRTPSGQIETPDNFLPHYSRDQLVDVFKQGLDQSLRWASRWDAEGLALNVSVNVPPELLSDPNSADWVRSALVHHSVVPSRLSLEVLETQELDLSTSDKTVSELVRLGVKMHLDDLSSGFSTLKRLTDIPFDVIKIDRRIFDQAHTRPLQVLTVLASITRLGAESNYGTVVEGIEDRERLEVSAILGARSGQGYLFARPMPPEEVGPWLEQFTMPYRADELTTALGALAYHWSHGRGDWHEDTTYEQCPLTGYLSLSEADAEVVAAHKTLHARPPAESEARIGANATLLARLVEQVQHTGPSDAPS, from the coding sequence ATGAATACCCCGGATGTCGACCAAGCGCTGCTAGCGCTGGCACTAGCCACCGTTTCCGAGGGGTCACTCATCACGGATGCCGCCCGCGAAACTATCTACGCCAACCCCGCGTTTACCGAGATCACCGGCTACGCGCAATCCGAGATCATCGGCAAGAACTGCCGATTCTTGCAAGGGCCGGACACCTCTCCTGTTGAGCTGCAAGTCATGCGGAACGCCCTCAATAACGGCGAGGTCTTTCAGGGCACACTCCTCAACTACCGAAAAAATGGCACACCGTTTTGGAATCACCTCACGATCACGCCGCTGAAAGATACAGCGGGACAGATAACTAACTTCGTTAGTGTGCAGCGCGACGTCACGGAGCAGGTCCAGGAGCGGGACGCGCTTGCTCACCTTGCGATCCACGACCACTTGACCGGCTTGCCCAATCGCGCCGCACTGCGTGGCCACATCCGCAGTGCGCTGAGCGAAGCGAGTGAGGACGGCTCGACCGTCGCGGTGGCGATGATCGACCTCGATGATTTCAAGGTCATCAACGACCGCTATGGTCACCTCGCTGGCGACGCGGTTCTCAGCGAGTTCGCCGTGCGGATGCGCGAGCGACTGCGTCACAATGATTACCTCGCGCGCGTCGGTGGGGACGAGTTCGTCGTCGTGTCGGAACTGTCGCCGTCGAACCCGATAGCTGATTTTGCGGAAATCGCCGACCGTCTGCACGAAGCCGTCGAGTCGCCGTTTCGTGTCGACAACGCGCATTTCGCGTCGATAGGAATGAGCATGGGTGTCGCGCTGTTCCCCCGCGACGGCGTGACCGGTCGAGATCTGCTGCGAACCGCCGACACCGCGCTGTATCGGGTTAAACCAAAGAAGGGGCGCCGGTCGAACTGGTGGGACGCAGCGGGCACGGATGCGACGAGCCACACCAGTGAGGGTGAGTCCGGTGGCAGCCGGATGCCGGTCGGCGAACTGGTGATGTTTATGCAGCCGATCGTTGACCTTCGCTCCGGTCACGTCACACAGGTGGAGGCGCTCGCTCGACTGCGCACGCCGTCGGGGCAGATTGAGACCCCCGACAACTTCTTGCCACACTATTCGCGCGATCAGTTGGTTGATGTCTTTAAGCAAGGACTCGATCAGTCTCTGAGATGGGCGTCGCGGTGGGATGCTGAGGGTCTCGCCCTGAACGTATCGGTGAATGTTCCTCCCGAGTTGCTCAGTGATCCGAATAGTGCGGACTGGGTGAGAAGTGCTCTCGTCCACCACAGCGTAGTTCCGAGCCGGTTGAGCCTTGAGGTACTCGAAACTCAAGAACTCGACCTCAGCACGAGCGACAAGACGGTGAGCGAGCTGGTGCGCCTCGGAGTCAAGATGCACCTCGACGACCTGAGTTCAGGCTTCAGCACGCTGAAACGCCTCACTGATATCCCCTTCGACGTCATCAAAATCGATCGACGAATCTTCGATCAGGCGCACACCCGACCACTGCAGGTGCTCACTGTCTTGGCTTCGATCACCAGACTCGGCGCTGAATCGAATTATGGAACGGTGGTGGAAGGCATCGAAGACCGCGAGCGGCTTGAAGTGAGCGCGATTCTGGGCGCACGATCCGGTCAGGGGTACCTCTTTGCGCGCCCCATGCCCCCGGAAGAAGTGGGGCCCTGGCTCGAACAGTTCACGATGCCGTATCGCGCGGACGAACTGACGACGGCGCTGGGCGCGCTCGCCTACCACTGGTCGCACGGTCGTGGCGATTGGCACGAAGACACCACGTATGAACAATGCCCACTAACGGGATACCTGTCGCTGTCGGAGGCTGACGCCGAAGTTGTCGCAGCCCACAAAACCCTGCACGCGAGGCCGCCCGCGGAGAGCGAAGCTCGGATTGGCGCCAATGCAACGCTTCTGGCGCGCTTAGTTGAGCAAGTTCAGCACACCGGTCCTTCTGACGCACCCAGCTGA